In Rhodobacter sp. 24-YEA-8, the following are encoded in one genomic region:
- the gluQRS gene encoding tRNA glutamyl-Q(34) synthetase GluQRS translates to MARVTRFAPSPTGPLHLGHAFAALTAAARGDRFLLRIEDIDTARARSDYETAIYDDLSWLGLHWEAPVLRQSERLNLYRQTVDSLEKSGLTYHCTCTRGDIRAALSAPQEGAPVIGPDGPVYPGTCRHAGHRDGAIRLDMAKAMARAGDVTFTDTGRRPGLHRRNAEQMVAEIGDIVLARRDIGTSYHIAVVTDDAAQGITEITRGEDLFEATFIHALLIRLLGLPQPLWHHHRLIRDDSGKRLAKRDDARALAKYREDGATPGDIRQMLGMSLPRD, encoded by the coding sequence ATGGCTCGGGTAACCCGTTTCGCGCCATCGCCAACCGGGCCGCTTCATCTGGGCCATGCATTCGCGGCGCTGACCGCAGCCGCGCGCGGTGATCGCTTTCTTCTCAGAATCGAAGATATCGATACCGCCCGCGCGCGGTCCGATTACGAGACCGCCATATATGACGATCTCAGCTGGCTGGGGCTGCACTGGGAAGCCCCGGTTCTGCGGCAGTCAGAGCGCCTTAACTTATACCGGCAAACAGTTGACAGTCTTGAAAAAAGCGGCCTGACCTATCATTGCACCTGCACCAGGGGCGATATTCGCGCGGCCCTTTCGGCGCCACAGGAAGGCGCGCCTGTGATCGGGCCGGATGGACCGGTCTATCCCGGTACCTGCCGCCATGCCGGCCACCGGGACGGCGCAATCCGTCTCGATATGGCGAAAGCCATGGCGCGCGCCGGCGACGTCACCTTCACCGATACAGGTCGTCGGCCGGGCCTTCATCGTCGCAATGCTGAACAGATGGTCGCTGAGATCGGCGATATAGTTCTGGCGCGCCGCGACATCGGGACCTCTTATCACATTGCTGTCGTGACCGATGACGCCGCCCAGGGCATCACCGAAATCACCCGTGGCGAAGACCTGTTCGAGGCCACCTTCATCCACGCCCTCCTGATCCGCCTGCTCGGCCTGCCCCAGCCGCTCTGGCATCATCATCGCCTGATCCGTGACGACAGCGGCAAGCGTCTTGCCAAGCGCGATGACGCCCGTGCGCTTGCAAAATACCGCGAGGACGGCGCGACGCCCGGCGATATCCGTCAGATGCTCGGCATGTCCCTTCCTCGTGACTGA
- the hisI gene encoding phosphoribosyl-AMP cyclohydrolase → MSFDPASLKFDANGLVACIAQQHDTGEVLMLAWMNAEAVAKTLETGRMTYWSRSRQAFWIKGESSGHVQRLVGLRVDCDRDCLLALVDQTGPACHTNRRSCFYTGVETGDEIELMQPVT, encoded by the coding sequence ATGAGCTTTGATCCCGCCAGTCTGAAATTCGATGCCAATGGGCTGGTTGCCTGTATCGCCCAGCAGCATGACACAGGCGAGGTGCTGATGCTGGCCTGGATGAACGCAGAGGCGGTGGCGAAGACGCTCGAAACGGGCAGGATGACCTATTGGTCGCGCTCGCGTCAGGCGTTCTGGATCAAGGGGGAAAGCTCGGGCCATGTGCAGCGGCTGGTCGGGCTGCGGGTGGATTGTGATCGCGACTGTCTGCTGGCGCTTGTGGATCAGACCGGGCCGGCCTGCCATACCAACCGGCGGTCGTGTTTTTATACCGGGGTCGAGACCGGGGATGAGATCGAGCTGATGCAGCCGGTTACCTGA
- a CDS encoding iron-sulfur cluster assembly scaffold protein produces MSDSDLISLYSGKILELAANIPLAGRLDAPQGSAKKRSPTCGSTVTVDLTLQDGRVAEYAQEVRACALGQASAAIFGRAVIGRSAQDLHQARDAVAAMLKDGAEPPPAPFDLYEVLIPARDFRNRHASILLVLDAACEAVDKARQT; encoded by the coding sequence ATGAGCGACAGCGATCTGATCTCGCTATATTCCGGTAAGATTCTCGAACTGGCGGCGAATATCCCGCTGGCCGGGCGGCTTGATGCGCCACAGGGAAGCGCGAAAAAGCGCTCTCCCACCTGCGGATCGACCGTGACGGTCGACCTGACGTTGCAGGACGGACGGGTTGCGGAATATGCGCAAGAGGTGCGGGCCTGTGCCCTCGGCCAGGCCTCTGCCGCGATTTTTGGCCGTGCTGTGATCGGGCGCAGCGCTCAGGACCTGCATCAGGCCCGCGACGCCGTTGCCGCCATGCTGAAAGACGGAGCTGAACCGCCGCCCGCGCCTTTCGATCTTTACGAGGTGCTGATCCCGGCGCGGGACTTCCGCAATCGTCATGCCTCAATCCTGCTGGTGCTCGACGCCGCCTGCGAAGCTGTCGACAAAGCCCGGCAGACCTAA
- the recG gene encoding ATP-dependent DNA helicase RecG: MSRPEALFPLFADLETLDGVGAKSAKAFEGLAVSRPKDLLYLLPYSGIDRSLRAGIRDYVLPTTVTIAVEVLRHQPGRTRSAPTVVHCRDDEGAALELVFFHARGDYLQRILPEGVRRVISGKAEATDFAIRIVHPDHVLAPEEAGSLPGWEPVYPLTAGITQKTVQKAMVSALARLPDLAEWIDPGLMAREGWPAWSAAITQAHRPTSTQDLAAEDPARARLAYDELFAHQLTLSLARARMRRGRGMQSRGDGGLRARLLAGFPYRPTAAQQRAVTEIAADMAAPLRMNRLLQGDVGAGKTLVALMALAVAVEAGGQGVLMAPTEILARQHYEGLADLAGQAGIRMELLTGRDRGSDRVAKLAALAAGEIQILVGTHAVFQKDVVFHNLRLAVIDEQHRFGVAQRMELGAKGEAADVLVMTATPIPRSLALASYGDMDVSVLDEKPPGRKPVRTVLVTTSRIDEVVAHLAQAVAAGRQAYWVCPLVEESELVDLASAEERFAHLRAALGEGRVGLVHGQMPPAAKDAAMARFVAGETGVLVATTVIEVGVNVPNASIMVIERAETFGLAQLHQLRGRVGRGAAESTCLMMYQPPLSESGERRLKTLRDTEDGFRIAEEDLAMRGAGDLIGTAQSGLPRFRVADLERQSALMAVAQSDARKLLHDDPTLDSPRGKAARHLLWLLDQDRAIRLLTVG, from the coding sequence ATGAGCCGTCCTGAGGCGCTCTTTCCGCTTTTCGCGGATCTGGAGACGCTGGACGGCGTCGGTGCAAAAAGCGCGAAGGCGTTTGAAGGGCTGGCGGTCAGCCGCCCGAAGGATCTTTTGTACCTGCTGCCTTACAGCGGCATCGACCGCAGTCTGCGCGCCGGCATTCGCGACTATGTTTTGCCCACAACAGTGACCATCGCGGTCGAGGTGCTGCGCCATCAGCCGGGGCGCACCCGCTCGGCGCCGACAGTGGTGCATTGCCGCGACGATGAGGGCGCGGCGCTGGAACTGGTCTTCTTCCATGCGCGCGGTGACTATCTGCAGCGCATCCTGCCGGAGGGCGTGCGCCGGGTGATTTCCGGCAAGGCCGAGGCCACTGATTTTGCGATCCGTATCGTGCATCCCGATCACGTGCTGGCACCGGAAGAGGCGGGATCGCTGCCGGGATGGGAACCGGTCTATCCACTCACAGCAGGCATCACGCAGAAAACGGTGCAGAAAGCGATGGTTTCGGCGCTGGCCCGGTTGCCGGATCTGGCGGAATGGATCGACCCCGGGCTGATGGCGCGCGAAGGCTGGCCTGCCTGGTCTGCCGCGATCACCCAGGCCCATCGTCCCACAAGCACGCAGGATCTGGCGGCGGAAGATCCGGCCCGGGCGCGGCTCGCCTATGATGAACTATTCGCGCATCAGCTGACGCTGTCGCTTGCGCGGGCGCGGATGCGGCGCGGGCGTGGGATGCAGAGCCGGGGCGATGGAGGACTGCGCGCGCGGCTTTTAGCCGGCTTTCCTTATCGGCCCACAGCCGCGCAGCAGCGTGCGGTTACCGAGATCGCCGCAGATATGGCCGCGCCGTTGCGGATGAACCGGCTGTTGCAGGGCGATGTCGGTGCCGGGAAAACGCTGGTGGCGCTGATGGCGCTGGCGGTGGCGGTCGAGGCGGGCGGGCAGGGTGTGCTGATGGCTCCGACCGAGATCCTCGCGCGCCAGCATTATGAGGGGCTGGCGGATCTCGCAGGCCAGGCCGGCATCCGGATGGAACTCCTGACCGGGCGCGACCGGGGCAGTGACCGGGTGGCCAAACTGGCGGCTCTTGCGGCGGGAGAGATCCAGATCCTGGTCGGCACCCATGCCGTTTTCCAGAAGGACGTGGTTTTTCATAATCTGCGTCTCGCAGTGATCGATGAACAGCATCGCTTTGGCGTGGCACAGCGGATGGAACTGGGCGCCAAGGGCGAGGCGGCGGATGTGCTGGTGATGACCGCGACACCGATTCCGCGCAGCCTTGCCCTGGCCTCTTACGGCGATATGGACGTCTCGGTGCTGGATGAAAAACCGCCGGGCCGCAAACCGGTCAGGACGGTGCTGGTGACCACAAGCCGGATTGACGAGGTGGTGGCCCATCTGGCCCAGGCGGTGGCAGCCGGGCGTCAGGCCTATTGGGTCTGCCCGCTGGTCGAGGAAAGCGAGCTTGTTGATCTGGCCTCGGCTGAGGAACGGTTTGCCCATCTGCGCGCCGCTTTGGGTGAGGGGCGGGTCGGGCTGGTTCATGGACAGATGCCGCCTGCGGCCAAGGATGCCGCTATGGCGCGGTTTGTTGCCGGAGAGACCGGCGTTCTGGTCGCGACGACGGTGATCGAAGTCGGGGTCAACGTGCCCAATGCCTCGATCATGGTGATCGAGCGCGCCGAGACCTTCGGCCTTGCACAGCTGCATCAGCTTCGGGGGCGGGTCGGGCGAGGGGCCGCGGAATCGACCTGTCTGATGATGTATCAGCCGCCCTTGAGTGAAAGCGGCGAGCGCCGTCTCAAGACGCTGCGCGACACCGAAGACGGTTTTCGCATCGCCGAGGAAGATCTCGCGATGCGCGGTGCCGGGGATCTGATCGGCACCGCGCAATCTGGCCTGCCCAGGTTCCGCGTCGCCGATCTGGAACGGCAATCGGCGCTGATGGCGGTGGCGCAATCGGATGCGCGCAAACTTTTGCACGATGATCCGACGCTCGACAGCCCGCGCGGTAAAGCGGCACGACATCTTTTGTGGCTGCTGGATCAGGATCGGGCGATCCGGCTTTTGACGGTCGGCTAA
- the ligA gene encoding NAD-dependent DNA ligase LigA produces the protein MEARAVEDLSEAEARAELNMLAQKLAGANHAYHAEDAPVISDAEYDQLKRRNAAIEARFPAMKRADSASDQIGAAPVEGFGKVAHRVAMLSLENAFDDSDVSDFDDRVRSFLNHSGGVSYTAEPKIDGLSLSLRYESGRLVQAATRGDGATGENVTANALTIADIPHMVSGAPEIMEVRGEVYMSHADFAALNSRQEELGEKTFANPRNAAAGSLRQLDARITASRPLKFFAYAWGEVSAPLANSQSGAIRRLAELGFQTNPLTRLCAGPEEMLAQYRHIGELRAGLGYDIDGVVYKVDDLALQARLGFRSTTPRWAIAHKFPAELAWTWLEAIDIQVGRTGALSPVARLVPVTVGGVVVSNATLHNEDYIHGRNSAGEEIRGGKDIRIGDFVQVYRAGDVIPKIADVDLAKRPEGAIPYVFPETCPQCGSPAIRAPEDSVRRCTGGLICPAQGVERLKHFVSRNAFDIEGLGAKQVELFYLDDLLPVKTPADIFTLEARDTANPLQKLKNRDGFGETSVRKLWAAIDERRTIGFERFLFALGIRDVGEVAARDLARHYQSWTSLASAIDIAHPAALRQIAADEAEAEERIAARDAGRRAQPSKARAVIWDQDPLDPATLSAWQELLSIDGIGAVLAVSLVTALAPGGHERQAVDDLVAQLKEITPPAKRATQSPVAGLTVVFTGSLEKMTRAEAKARAESLGAKVAGSVSAKTDLLVAGPGAGSKLKEAAKLNIRTLDEDGWLVLIGDLAAGQPGETGA, from the coding sequence ATGGAAGCCAGAGCAGTCGAAGATCTCAGTGAAGCAGAGGCCCGGGCCGAGCTGAATATGCTGGCGCAGAAGCTTGCCGGCGCGAATCATGCCTATCACGCCGAAGATGCTCCGGTGATCAGCGATGCGGAATATGATCAGCTGAAGCGCCGCAATGCGGCGATCGAGGCGCGCTTTCCCGCGATGAAACGGGCTGACAGTGCCAGTGATCAGATTGGCGCAGCGCCGGTGGAGGGGTTCGGCAAGGTTGCGCATCGCGTCGCAATGCTCAGTCTCGAAAATGCGTTCGATGACAGCGATGTCTCGGATTTCGACGACAGGGTACGGTCCTTCCTCAACCATTCCGGCGGGGTGAGCTATACTGCAGAGCCGAAGATAGACGGGCTCTCGCTTTCCTTGCGCTACGAATCGGGGCGGCTGGTCCAGGCCGCGACCAGGGGGGATGGCGCAACGGGGGAGAATGTGACCGCGAATGCGCTCACGATTGCCGATATCCCGCATATGGTTTCCGGGGCGCCGGAGATTATGGAGGTGCGGGGCGAGGTCTATATGTCCCATGCTGACTTCGCGGCGCTGAACAGCCGCCAGGAAGAGCTCGGGGAAAAAACCTTTGCCAATCCGCGCAATGCGGCCGCTGGCAGCCTGCGCCAGCTCGATGCGCGGATCACCGCGAGCCGCCCGCTCAAGTTCTTTGCCTATGCCTGGGGGGAGGTGTCGGCGCCCCTCGCGAACAGCCAGTCGGGCGCGATCCGGCGCCTTGCGGAACTGGGGTTCCAGACCAATCCTCTGACACGGCTTTGTGCGGGGCCAGAGGAGATGCTGGCGCAGTATCGCCATATCGGTGAATTGCGGGCCGGGCTTGGCTATGACATCGACGGCGTGGTTTATAAGGTTGACGATCTGGCGCTGCAGGCGCGGCTGGGGTTTCGCTCGACCACGCCCCGCTGGGCGATTGCACATAAATTCCCGGCCGAACTCGCCTGGACCTGGCTTGAGGCCATCGACATTCAGGTCGGTCGCACCGGCGCGCTCTCGCCGGTTGCTCGGCTGGTGCCGGTGACGGTGGGCGGTGTGGTGGTCTCGAATGCCACGCTGCATAATGAGGATTACATTCATGGCCGCAATTCGGCCGGGGAAGAGATCCGCGGCGGCAAGGATATCCGGATCGGCGATTTCGTCCAGGTCTACCGTGCCGGTGATGTGATCCCGAAGATTGCGGATGTCGATCTGGCGAAACGGCCCGAAGGCGCGATCCCCTATGTCTTCCCCGAGACCTGTCCGCAATGCGGCAGCCCGGCGATCCGTGCCCCCGAAGATTCCGTACGTCGCTGCACTGGCGGTCTGATCTGTCCCGCGCAAGGTGTTGAAAGGCTGAAACATTTCGTCAGTCGCAATGCATTTGACATTGAGGGCCTCGGCGCGAAACAGGTTGAGCTGTTCTATCTCGACGATCTTCTGCCAGTGAAAACGCCGGCTGATATCTTTACGCTTGAGGCACGTGACACCGCTAACCCGCTGCAAAAGCTGAAGAACCGCGATGGTTTTGGCGAGACCTCGGTCAGGAAGCTCTGGGCCGCTATCGACGAGCGCCGGACGATTGGCTTTGAACGCTTCCTCTTCGCGCTTGGCATCCGTGATGTCGGTGAGGTGGCCGCGCGGGATCTGGCGCGGCATTACCAGTCCTGGACCAGCCTGGCATCGGCCATCGACATAGCCCATCCGGCCGCTTTGCGCCAGATCGCGGCGGATGAGGCCGAGGCGGAAGAACGTATCGCCGCCCGTGACGCGGGGCGGCGGGCGCAGCCGTCAAAGGCCCGTGCGGTGATCTGGGATCAGGATCCGCTGGACCCGGCGACGCTTTCCGCCTGGCAGGAGCTTTTGTCAATCGACGGGATCGGCGCGGTTCTGGCGGTCTCGCTGGTGACCGCGCTGGCGCCTGGCGGGCATGAGCGCCAGGCGGTCGATGATCTCGTGGCGCAGCTTAAAGAGATCACTCCGCCAGCTAAACGTGCGACCCAAAGCCCGGTGGCGGGCCTGACCGTCGTTTTCACCGGCTCGCTTGAGAAAATGACCCGGGCCGAAGCCAAGGCCCGCGCAGAATCGCTGGGGGCGAAGGTTGCGGGTTCGGTTTCAGCCAAAACCGATCTTCTGGTGGCCGGGCCCGGCGCCGGCTCCAAGCTGAAGGAAGCGGCAAAGCTGAACATCCGCACGCTCGATGAGGATGGCTGGCTCGTGTTGATCGGCGATCTGGCGGCTGGTCAGCCAGGAGAGACCGGCGCATGA
- the ctrA gene encoding response regulator transcription factor CtrA, with translation MRILLVEDDPTTSRSIELMLTHANLNVYCTDMGEDGIDLARLYDYDLILLDLNLPDMSGHEVLRQIRLARVETPILILSGSDDTESKIRGFGFGADDYLTKPFHREELVARIHAIIRRSKGHSQSTIRTGLITVNLDAKTVESEGKAVHLTGKEYQMLELLSLRKGTTLTKEMFLNHLYGGMDEPELKIIDVFICKLRKKLSEATGGESYIETVWGRGYVLRDPEGDRGGGRLAATA, from the coding sequence ATGCGTATTTTACTTGTCGAAGATGATCCAACAACATCGCGCAGTATCGAACTGATGTTGACCCATGCCAACCTGAATGTCTATTGCACTGATATGGGCGAGGATGGCATAGATCTCGCCCGCCTCTATGATTACGATCTGATCCTGCTTGATCTCAATCTGCCCGATATGAGCGGGCATGAGGTTCTTCGCCAGATCAGGCTCGCGCGCGTAGAAACGCCTATCCTGATCCTGTCCGGATCGGACGATACCGAGAGCAAAATCAGGGGGTTTGGCTTTGGCGCCGATGACTATCTGACCAAACCTTTCCATCGCGAAGAACTGGTGGCGCGGATCCATGCGATCATCCGCCGCTCAAAAGGACATAGCCAGTCCACAATCCGGACCGGGCTGATCACGGTTAATCTCGATGCCAAAACCGTTGAATCCGAAGGCAAGGCCGTTCATCTGACCGGCAAGGAATACCAGATGCTTGAGCTGCTTTCGTTGCGCAAGGGAACCACTCTGACAAAAGAGATGTTCCTTAATCATCTTTATGGCGGCATGGATGAGCCGGAGCTTAAAATTATTGACGTGTTTATTTGCAAATTGCGCAAGAAACTGAGCGAAGCCACCGGCGGCGAAAGTTATATCGAGACCGTCTGGGGCCGAGGATATGTGCTGCGCGATCCGGAAGGAGACCGCGGCGGCGGGCGCCTCGCGGCAACGGCCTGA
- a CDS encoding DUF1153 domain-containing protein: MYLRRVDGPRQVTLPDGSILTRADLPAPETRRWVASRKATVVRAVAHGLITAEEARERYSLSEEEFRLWCDAVEKHGEKALKVTSIQKFRQL, translated from the coding sequence ATGTATCTCAGACGAGTTGACGGCCCGAGGCAGGTGACCTTGCCGGATGGCTCCATTCTGACCCGGGCGGATCTGCCCGCGCCAGAGACGCGACGCTGGGTTGCCAGCCGCAAGGCGACGGTTGTGCGGGCTGTAGCACATGGGCTGATCACGGCCGAAGAGGCGCGCGAGCGGTATTCCCTGTCAGAAGAGGAATTCCGGCTTTGGTGTGACGCTGTCGAAAAACACGGAGAGAAGGCGCTGAAAGTCACGTCTATTCAAAAATTCAGACAACTTTAG
- the mnmA gene encoding tRNA 2-thiouridine(34) synthase MnmA, whose protein sequence is MPFDTRLNSLGFDRAPQDTRVVVAMSGGVDSSVVAAMLKEEGYDVVGVTLQLYDHGAALAKKGACCAGRDIHDARRVAETMGFPHYVLDYENTFREAVIEEFAEAYLAGATPVPCIRCNERVKFKDLLATAKELEADCMATGHYIQRKLGGAGPELHSAADPNRDQSYFLFSTTPEQLSYLRFPLGHLQSKAETRALAAKYGLPVADKPDSQDICFVPNGNYASVIEKLRPDAASPGEIVDLAGRVLGAHRGVIHYTIGQRKGLGIGGLGEPLYVVKLDAENRRVVVGPKEALSTRVIPVREINWLGDAPFESQPEWHVLTRVRSTRAPRPAIIRPISATEAEVELIEPEDGVSPGQACVFYANEGSRIYGGGWIWRGR, encoded by the coding sequence ATGCCCTTTGATACCAGGCTCAACTCGCTCGGCTTTGACCGGGCCCCACAAGATACCCGCGTGGTCGTCGCCATGTCGGGCGGTGTCGACAGCTCTGTCGTGGCGGCGATGCTCAAGGAAGAGGGCTATGATGTCGTCGGCGTGACGCTGCAGCTCTATGACCACGGGGCCGCGCTGGCAAAGAAAGGCGCCTGCTGTGCCGGTCGTGACATCCATGACGCGCGGCGCGTGGCCGAGACGATGGGCTTCCCGCATTATGTGCTGGATTACGAGAACACCTTCCGCGAGGCGGTGATCGAGGAATTTGCCGAGGCCTACCTGGCTGGGGCGACGCCTGTGCCTTGCATCCGCTGCAATGAGAGGGTGAAGTTCAAGGACCTGCTCGCCACTGCGAAAGAGCTGGAGGCCGATTGCATGGCGACCGGCCATTACATCCAGCGCAAACTGGGCGGTGCCGGGCCAGAGCTGCATTCGGCCGCCGATCCGAACCGCGATCAGAGCTATTTCCTGTTCTCAACCACGCCGGAGCAGCTCTCTTACCTGCGCTTCCCGCTGGGCCACCTGCAGTCCAAGGCAGAGACCCGCGCCCTGGCGGCAAAATACGGTCTGCCGGTGGCCGACAAACCCGACAGCCAGGACATCTGTTTTGTCCCGAACGGCAATTATGCCAGCGTGATCGAGAAGCTGCGGCCCGATGCCGCCTCACCCGGTGAGATCGTCGATCTCGCAGGCAGGGTATTGGGCGCGCATCGTGGCGTGATCCATTACACGATCGGCCAGCGCAAAGGTCTGGGGATCGGGGGGCTCGGCGAGCCGCTTTATGTGGTGAAACTCGATGCCGAAAACCGTCGGGTCGTAGTCGGGCCAAAAGAGGCGCTCTCGACCCGGGTGATCCCGGTGCGGGAAATCAACTGGCTGGGCGATGCACCCTTTGAGAGCCAGCCGGAATGGCACGTGCTGACCAGGGTGCGTTCGACCCGCGCGCCGCGCCCGGCAATCATCCGTCCGATCTCGGCAACAGAAGCCGAAGTGGAGCTGATTGAACCGGAAGATGGTGTCAGCCCCGGCCAGGCCTGCGTGTTCTACGCGAATGAGGGAAGCCGCATTTATGGCGGCGGCTGGATCTGGCGCGGGCGTTAA
- the lpxB gene encoding lipid-A-disaccharide synthase — protein sequence MKFILIAGEPSGDRLGAALMAGLKALVPEARFEGVGGPAMQAEGLESAFPMEELSVMGIAEIFPKYFHLKRRIRQCADLVLAEQPAALITIDSPDFCLRVARIVKEAAPEIPTIHYVAPSVWAWRPGRAAKMAGVIDHVLALLPFEPPYMEAAGMSCDFVGHPVVSEPVAGPAEAEAFRAAHGIAPDAPLLAVLPGSRRGEVSRLLPPFGETVAGLAASCPGLRVILPTPSHLMPVVSEAVAGWAAAPVILKSPDIANRIAAFAAADAALAASGTVSLELAAQDCPMVIAYDMAPLTLWLMRRMIRVDTVTLVNLVSETRTVPEFIGRDCRPPKLIPALTALLSGKSKGQEAAMRLTMERLGRGGEAPGMRAAYSVLTFLQVDAAKLR from the coding sequence GTGAAATTCATCCTGATTGCCGGAGAGCCCTCGGGCGACCGGCTCGGGGCCGCGCTGATGGCAGGGCTGAAGGCGCTGGTGCCTGAGGCGCGCTTCGAAGGGGTTGGCGGCCCGGCCATGCAGGCCGAGGGGCTGGAAAGCGCCTTTCCGATGGAAGAGCTCTCGGTCATGGGCATTGCCGAGATATTTCCGAAATATTTCCATCTCAAACGGCGGATCCGCCAATGCGCTGACCTGGTGCTGGCTGAGCAGCCGGCGGCCCTGATCACCATCGACAGCCCGGATTTTTGCCTGCGCGTGGCGCGGATTGTCAAAGAGGCCGCGCCGGAAATTCCGACAATTCACTATGTCGCACCCTCGGTCTGGGCCTGGCGCCCGGGCCGCGCCGCTAAGATGGCGGGGGTGATCGACCATGTGCTGGCGCTTTTGCCTTTTGAGCCGCCCTATATGGAAGCCGCCGGGATGAGCTGCGATTTCGTGGGCCATCCGGTGGTCTCTGAGCCTGTGGCCGGTCCGGCCGAGGCAGAGGCCTTCCGCGCCGCGCATGGCATTGCCCCCGATGCACCCTTGCTTGCCGTGCTGCCCGGATCGCGCCGGGGCGAGGTCAGCCGGCTTCTGCCGCCATTTGGTGAAACGGTTGCCGGTCTGGCTGCGTCATGCCCTGGCCTGAGGGTGATCCTGCCAACGCCGAGCCATCTGATGCCGGTCGTGTCAGAGGCGGTTGCAGGCTGGGCCGCTGCGCCGGTCATCCTGAAGTCCCCCGATATCGCAAACCGCATTGCTGCCTTCGCCGCCGCCGATGCTGCACTGGCCGCGTCCGGTACGGTCAGCCTGGAACTGGCGGCACAGGATTGCCCGATGGTGATTGCCTATGACATGGCGCCGCTGACGCTCTGGCTGATGCGGCGGATGATCCGGGTCGATACCGTGACCCTCGTCAATCTCGTCTCCGAGACCCGGACAGTGCCGGAATTCATCGGCCGCGATTGCCGGCCGCCAAAGCTCATCCCGGCGCTGACCGCACTTCTTTCCGGAAAATCGAAAGGGCAGGAGGCGGCAATGCGCCTGACCATGGAGCGCCTTGGTCGTGGCGGTGAAGCCCCCGGGATGCGCGCCGCGTACTCTGTTCTGACCTTTTTGCAGGTTGATGCCGCGAAACTGCGCTGA
- a CDS encoding LpxI family protein gives MSVAIIAGRGALPAALAQAAPMRPFVAALDGFPPEGLVPDLTFRIERLYPFFAALHEAGITAVCFAGAVQRPRLDPALFDPITAGIVPRLMASLAQGDDATLREVIALFEEDGFSVIGASDLAPALVPQAAFYAGEVQPRDRQDAARAALIAEALGRVDVGQGCVVQQGLCLATETLAGTDAMLAGVAALPAGLRPEAPRGRGLLYKAPKPLQDRRIDLPALGPVTVARVAQAGLGGIVWEAGGVICLDLPAMQAAARDAGLFLWARQPGEPS, from the coding sequence ATGAGCGTCGCGATCATTGCCGGGCGTGGTGCACTCCCTGCCGCGCTGGCGCAGGCTGCGCCCATGCGCCCCTTTGTGGCCGCGCTGGATGGCTTTCCCCCCGAAGGGCTGGTGCCCGATCTGACCTTCCGGATCGAACGGCTCTACCCGTTTTTTGCCGCCTTGCATGAGGCGGGGATCACCGCCGTCTGTTTCGCCGGTGCGGTGCAGCGCCCGCGGCTTGACCCGGCGCTGTTTGATCCGATCACCGCCGGTATCGTGCCGCGTCTGATGGCCTCACTGGCCCAGGGCGATGACGCGACTTTGCGCGAGGTGATCGCACTCTTCGAGGAAGACGGGTTTTCGGTGATCGGCGCCTCCGATCTTGCGCCCGCCCTGGTGCCGCAAGCCGCGTTTTATGCCGGCGAGGTTCAGCCCCGTGACCGTCAGGATGCGGCCCGCGCTGCGCTGATTGCCGAGGCGCTTGGCCGGGTCGATGTCGGCCAGGGCTGTGTCGTGCAACAGGGGCTCTGCCTTGCAACCGAGACGCTCGCAGGGACCGATGCGATGCTGGCTGGCGTGGCTGCCCTGCCCGCCGGGCTGCGACCCGAGGCCCCGCGCGGACGTGGGTTGCTGTATAAGGCGCCAAAACCTCTGCAGGACCGGCGTATCGATCTGCCGGCGCTTGGGCCGGTCACCGTGGCCCGGGTGGCGCAGGCCGGTCTGGGTGGCATCGTCTGGGAGGCAGGTGGCGTGATCTGCCTCGATCTGCCGGCAATGCAGGCCGCTGCGCGTGACGCGGGGCTCTTCCTCTGGGCGCGTCAGCCCGGAGAACCTTCGTGA